From Candidatus Xianfuyuplasma coldseepsis:
GGAGCGAGCTGGAGCTCACGTTATCTATGGGGTTCCGAATTTAAAAACCCATTCCAAAGTACTGTTGATTGTGCGTAAGGACAAAAACACATTGGAGCGTTTTGTTCATTTTGGAACTGGTAATTACAACGAAGACAATGCGAAGATTTATACCGATGCGTCGTATTTCTCCTCGAAAAAGTTGATTGGTAGTGATGCCACCCACTTCTTCAATTACATTAGTTCCTATTCGCAAAAGCCACGTTATAAACGATTGGTCGCGTCACCGAATTCCATTCGGGATATGATTTTTGACAGAATCGATCAAGAAATCGCGAATCAAGAAACCAATCAAAACGGTCGAATCATATTCAAAGTCAATTCGATTACCGATGTGAAGATGATCAATAAACTGTATGAAGCGTCGCAAAAAGGCGTTCAAATAGATTTGATTGCTCGTGGTATTTGTTGTTTGGTCCCTCAAGTGGAAGGACTTAGTGAAAACATACATGTTCGATCGATCGTTGGTCGCTATTTAGAACATATGCGCATCTATTACTTCCATAACAACGATAAACCGCAAGTCTATTTAGCCAGTGCCGACTTGATGACACGGAATATGGAAACCCGGATTGAACTTGCGCTACCGATTTATGATCCCGTTTCGAAGAAAAAAATTATTCAGTTATTGCATCTACAACTAGAGGACAATGTCAAAGCCCGGGAAAATATTGAAGGGCATTACGATTATGTGAAACAGAAGACTCCTGTTGTGGATTCGCAGTTGGAACTATATCATATTTTAAAATAATAAAAAAGAGGTAGATTTTCTACCTCTTTTTGGTTGATTACTCTTCGTCTTCTGTTGCTTCTGGGTCTTCCCAACCTGCTAATGGATCATTATCAACTTCATCAGTTGCTTCCACTTCTTCAGCTATGGTTGCTAAGTTGGCAACGATTTGTTTCGGGTCATTTAACACGGCTAATCCTTCTGGTAATACAACGTCTTCTACATGAATTGCATCCACGTCTTTAAGGACACTTAAATCCACATCAATACTACTAACACCTTTACCAACTTTGTATTCTACTTCGAGTTCAGTTAAGTTTGTTGCAATGACTTGTCCACTTTCGCGTACAGCATCTTTGTTCAAGAAGTTCAGAGATACAGCAGCACTGATGGTATCATCTGCAGAAACTTTCATGAAATCAACATGAATCGTTTTATAGTTGGAAAGATAATCGGATTGATAGTCTTTAATATAAACTAAATGTTTATCCTTTCCTAAGGTTACTTCAAACGTCATCGATGTACCGTATTTTGCCATCGCTTTGCGGAGATCTTGATACTCTACTTGAATCGGTGTTGGATCAATACCATGTCCGTAAATGACGCCTGGAACTTGGTCGTTGTCGCGGATTTCTTTGACCTTACCTTGTCGTTCTAATAGCTTCATAAATTACACTCCTTTTTAAAATTCTCATATATTATACCACAAAGGGTTTAAAAATGCTACACTGTTACAACGGTGGACGGGGACCGTAATATTGATAGTACCACACTTCGATTCGACCGTTGTATAATTTCCGTCTTCGATCAGCTTTTTTGCCATAGTATTGTTCAAACTTTTGAAATGAAGTTAAAAAGTATAAACTAGCTGTTTGATATGGGGAAAATACTTGTTTCATCGTTTTGGTTAAGGAAATAATGGCACCTTCATCCATTAAGCGTTCCCCATACGGTGGATTGGATATCACTATTGGATAAGGTTGATCGATGACGATATCTTTGATATCCGATACACTGAACGTGATACAATCATCAACACCTGCTTCGATGGCATTTTCTTCCGCCTTGTGTAGATTCTCCTCTGATATATCAGAGGCATAGATGTGGATATCACTATCGTAATCAATGGCTTGATATGCTTTTTTTGTTTCCTCTTTTATGATGTCATTGGGAATGATATCCCATGCTTTAAAAGCAAAATCTCGATTCAAACCAGGAGCGATATTACGACCAATCATCGCCGCTTCTATGGGGATGGTCCCGGATCCACAAAACGTATCATATAGCACGCGATCCTTATTCCAATAACTAAGTTGAATTAGGGCAGCAGCAAGGGTTTCTTTTAGCGGTGCTTCCACAGTTTCAACGCGGTATCCTCGTTTATGTAATCCTGTTCCGGAGGTATCTATTGTGATTGTAGCAATGTCTTTTAATAACGATACCTGTATTGAGTAAGTGGGTCCATCTTCTTTCAACCAATGTACTTTATGGGCAAACATTAATTTATCCACGATTGCTTTTTTGACAATCTTCTGACAGTCGGAAATACTAAAGAGTTTGGATTTCACACTTTTCCCATTGACAATAGTCGTTCCATTCTTAGGAATAATCGATGGCCAGGAAAGCCGTTTGGTTTGATCGTATAGTTGATCAAATGTTGTTGCTTTAAATTCGCCAATGACCCATAAGACACGATCGGCAGTGCGCAACCATAAATTGGTTTTGACAATATCACGATAGGTTCCGTTAAAAAGAACTCTGCCGTTGTCGACAGAAATGATGTCATATCCCAATTGTTCCAATTCTCTTTTTACAACACTTTCTAAGCCAAATGTAGCGGTTGCTAATAGTGTTAATGTCTCCATCGTATCACCCAGTCTAAGAGTAGCATATTTATAAGTCTTTGTTAAGCATATTAATTCGTTTGTATGCAAATTAACGCTATAATAAAATAAAGAGGTGATGTCAATGAAGAAAAATGTCGGAAAAACCGATAGTTACATCCGCTATGGACTTGGACTGGTATTTATCGTCCTCGCCATCGTATGGCAATGGTGGATGGTAATTCCTGCCGTCTTGGCGATTGCAACAGGATACCTAGGAACATGTGGTCTGTATTCATTATTTGGAATCAATACGTGCAAGGTAAAAGACTAAAAAAGAACAACTTAGTTGTTCTTTTTTTGTGCGTATTGATCGAATTCATCACGTAGTAGAATAAATCGTTTTACAGACTCTTGATCGTTATAGGGCT
This genomic window contains:
- a CDS encoding THUMP domain-containing class I SAM-dependent RNA methyltransferase: METLTLLATATFGLESVVKRELEQLGYDIISVDNGRVLFNGTYRDIVKTNLWLRTADRVLWVIGEFKATTFDQLYDQTKRLSWPSIIPKNGTTIVNGKSVKSKLFSISDCQKIVKKAIVDKLMFAHKVHWLKEDGPTYSIQVSLLKDIATITIDTSGTGLHKRGYRVETVEAPLKETLAAALIQLSYWNKDRVLYDTFCGSGTIPIEAAMIGRNIAPGLNRDFAFKAWDIIPNDIIKEETKKAYQAIDYDSDIHIYASDISEENLHKAEENAIEAGVDDCITFSVSDIKDIVIDQPYPIVISNPPYGERLMDEGAIISLTKTMKQVFSPYQTASLYFLTSFQKFEQYYGKKADRRRKLYNGRIEVWYYQYYGPRPPL
- a CDS encoding YgaP family membrane protein → MKKNVGKTDSYIRYGLGLVFIVLAIVWQWWMVIPAVLAIATGYLGTCGLYSLFGINTCKVKD
- a CDS encoding 50S ribosomal protein L25, with product MKLLERQGKVKEIRDNDQVPGVIYGHGIDPTPIQVEYQDLRKAMAKYGTSMTFEVTLGKDKHLVYIKDYQSDYLSNYKTIHVDFMKVSADDTISAAVSLNFLNKDAVRESGQVIATNLTELEVEYKVGKGVSSIDVDLSVLKDVDAIHVEDVVLPEGLAVLNDPKQIVANLATIAEEVEATDEVDNDPLAGWEDPEATEDEE